The DNA region GACCGCCGGGAGATCGTGCGGTTGGGTGGTGACCTGCCACTGATCGCCGGCGTCGGTGATGTCCTCGGCACCCGCGTCGAGTGCAGCGAGCATCAGGTCGTCTTCGGTCACCTCACCGGACGTCCCCTTCTTGGCGACGAGCATCACGCCCCTTCGCTCGAACTGCCACGACACCGCGCCCGGTTCCGCCATCGAGCCGCCGTGCTTCGAGAAGATCGACCGGATGTCGGAACCGGTTCGATTGCGGTTGTCGGTGAGGCACTCGACGATCACCGCAACGCCGTGGGGCGCGTAACCCTCGTACGACACCTGCTCGTACCGGACGCCTTCCAGCTCGCCCGTGCCGCGCTTGATGGCCCGCTCGATGGTGTCCATCGGCACCGATGCTTCACGCGCCTTCTGGAACATCGTTCGCAGGGTCGGGTTCGCATCCGGGTCCCCGCCTCCCTCCCGGGCAGCAACTTCAACCTGGCGGATCAGCTTGGCGAACAACTTCCCCCGCGCCTTGTCCGCTGCGCCCTTCTTGTGCTTGATGGTCGCCCACTTGCTGTGACCTGACATCGCTCGAATCGCCTCCTTGCCGGCCTAACAGGGCATCGGGGCGGCCAGGAATTCCTGGTGCAGCCTCAGATCGCCCGACAACTCAGGATGGAACGCCGCCACGATCACCGGCCCTTGGCGGCACACGACCGGCCGCTCTTGGCCGTCTTTGCCCGTGACTGTGGCGAGGACCTCGACATCCGGACCGACCCATTCGACTATGGGCGCCCGGATGAACACCGCGTGCAGCGGTCGATCGAAACCCTGAACGTCGAGCTCGGTCTCGAACGAGTCCACCTGGCGGCCGAACGCGTTCCGCCTCACGCCGATGTCGATAGCGCCGAAACAGCGCTGGTCCGCTCGGCCGTCCACGACCTCAGACGCTAGGAGGATCATTCCCGCGCATGTGCCGAAGGCCGGCATCCCGAGCTGCAAGCGCTCGCGGACCGGCTCGAGCAAGCCGGAAGACTCGAGGAGAAGCGACATGGTCGTCGACTCACCCCCGGGCAGGATGAGGGCGTCGACCTTCCCGAGGTCGCCAGGGGTCCGGACCTCTACCGGTACAGAACCGAGCTCGGCGACCGACCGGGCATGCTCACGGACGTCGCCTTGGAGCGCGAGGATCCCGACCCGCTCGGGGCGTGACGCCGCAACGTTCACCTGGGGGGACCTTTCGCACCGCGCTATTTTACCCGCGCCGCCGGCTACCAGCCCCGCTCGGACAGCCGGGTCTCGACCTCGTTGGCCTCCTGCCCGCGCATGGCGTCGCCGAGGCCGCGACTCACCTTGGCCACGATCTGCGGGTCCTTGTAGTGGGTGGTCGCCTCGACGATCGCGCGGGCGAAGCGCGGCGGGTCGGAGCTCTTGAAGATCCCGCTACCAACGAAGCAAGCCTCCGCCCCGAGCTGCATGACCAGCGCCGCATCCGCCGGCGTGGCGATCCCGCCGGCGCAGAACAAAGGCACCGGCAGGCTTCCCGTCTCCGCCAGCTCCTGCACCAACGTCACCGGCGCCTGGAGCTGCTTGGCCCAGCCGTAGACCTCCGCCGAGTCGGCCTGGGTGATCTTGTTGATGTCGCCGCGGATCGAGCGGAGATGCCGCACCGCCTCCTTGATGTCGCCCGTCCCCGCCTCTCCCTTGGACCGGATCATCGCGGCGCCCTCGGAAATCCGGCGCAGCGCCTCACCGAGGTTGGTGGCGCCGCAGACGAACGGAATAGTGAACTTCCATTTGTCGATGTGGTGCGCCTCATCCGCGGGCGTGAGCACCTCGCTCTCGTCGACGTAGTCCACGCCGAGAGCCTCGAGCACCTGAGCCTCCGCGAAATGGCCGATCCGAGCCTTGGCCATGACCGGGATGGTCACAGCCGACTTGATCCCCTCGATCAGGGCGGGGTCGCTCATGCGCGCCACTCCCCCGTCGCGGCGAATGTCGGCCGGGACCCGCTCCAGCGCCATGACTGCAACCGCGCCGGCGTCCTCGGCGATCTTTGCCTGCTCGGCGGTGACGACGTCCATGATCACGCCGCCTCGCAGCATTTCGGCCAGGCCGCGCTTAACAAGATCGGTTCCGGTGCGACGGGTGTTGTCGGTGGCTGCCATACGACTCAAGTCTACGGCGGCACGGGTCGGAGGCCGGTGGGATTACGCAGGCATCAGGGGTTCAGGGCTGGGACGTTGCCGATCGGAAGCAGCTCGACCCAAGTCTTCCCGGGGAGGAGCGTGATCGCCTGGCCGGCGCTGTCGGTGTAGACCGCCTGGGTGTTGATGCTCGAGCGATTCCAGGTCCCCTTGACGACCTGGTTGCCGCTCAGGACCCACGCTTGACCGGTGCCGGTCATGATCGCCGCCGGGATCGGCTGGGGCCCGACTCCTTCTCCGGCGACTATCCCTGATGTGAAGTAGTTGACGAACAGCACGACCACGTTCGGCGCTGCGAGTTGGGTGCGCGTCGAATCAACATCTGCGGTGCCGTTCTGACCGCGCATCCACAACCCCGACTGAGGGTTGAAGTCCCACGTGACGGAGGCCCCGGGCAAACCGATCCCCAAGTGGCTGGCGGACGCTGCGCCGGCGCCGGTCATCGGCGTTCCAGCCGATCGGTACTGGAACAGCGGGGACGGCGGCTGATGGACCGAGTCGAGCTTGGCGACCGACGCGACGTTGGTGTACTCGTTGTGGGGGGCGATCCCCGCACCGCGGTAGAACTGCTCGCCGTGGTTGTTGCCGTCGACGTCGGTCCACGGCTGCGCACGAAGCTGGGGCAGGAACACCGCGTTGGTGCCCGACATGACGTAGACGGGGTGGTTCAGGTCGTCGCCGATGCCCTCGTCGGTGAGCCGGCCTGAGCGGACCGGCCCGACCGTGGTCGGGTAGCTCGACTGGAAGATGGCGGCGAGACGGGTGAGCCCGCCTTCCACTTCTTCCTCATACACGACGTCTGCCGCGGCGATGCCAGTTTGGGGACGGGCCTGGTCGATGTTGTCGATCTTCACCAGGACGGCCGAGGCTTGCATCTGGTTGGCGTCCGATGCGGGCAGCCCGGTCAGTGGGTACACCGGCGGGACAGTCGTGGTCGTGGTGGCGGGGACCGTCGTTGAGGTGGTGGTGGGCGGTGCCGCCTTGACGTGGTGCCCTCCGCACCCTGCGAGCAGGGACACGCCGGCCGCGCCGGCCGCCAAACCCGCCATGCGTGCGTTGCGCCCGCGCTTGCCAAGACCGGTGCTCGTCGACTTCGAAGACATCAACTACTACTTCCGTTCGTTCACAGCTCGCGCAGAGCCTCGATTCGTTCGCTGAGCGGCAACCGCCCGGCGTCTTGGGGCACCCCAGGACGTGGATCGGCCAGCCAGAGCGAAGCCATGTATGCAGGCTGCCCCGGGACCTCCCAACCCTTGGCCTCGACCTTTTCGAGCGCCGAAGCCAACGCCGGCGGGTACCTCGTCAGGGTAACCGCCGCTTGATCGGCGAGGGCGTCGCGATCGCTGGCAATCGCCAGGCGGCGGCCGAGCCCGAAAGTCGCCACCGCCACCGTTGGCGCGACCGTGTCACCACGGCGGATCTGGCTCATCGCCTCGGCGAGCACCGCTTCGAGCTCGATTCGGTCCAGCTCGGCCAGGAGACCGCTGGTGACCGCGACCACGGCCTTAGAAGCGCTTGTTCCGGCTGCCAGCGCGTTCAGGCCTGCGGCTTCGACCACGAGCAGTCGGGGCTGGCGCACACCCGCGTTCATGCTGAGCCCCTCCACCATGTTCGCCAGCCGAGCGTCGCGGACAGGGTCGGCCTCTCGGGCGCCTAGCGACGACAACGTGGCAGCCACCCGCCGGTCGCCCCACGTCAGGGCCCACCAGGTCAGGGCTCCAGCGACAACCACGAACACGACTGCGGCGGCGACAAGGCCGCCCGCCACCCAGGCGACCAGCGCCAGCGCCACGGCCGGCGCCGCGGCGAAACCCGCTGTGATACGCGCCACCCTGGCCGAAGAAGAGTTCACGGGCCCGCCCGGTCCATAAGCGATGAATGCTAGAGGAGCCGTCGCCTCCGGCGGTGGACACCCCCGGTCGTGCCGGTCGCAGCCGCGAGAGCCCTGGCGTACATGTTGGCGTAGTGCTCCGCGAGGCTGTCGAGCGAGAACTGGGCGGATCTCTCCAACCCGTTTTCCACCATGTTCTTGATGTCCGGCCCGCCGTCGAGCGCGATCCTCAGAGCGCCGGCGAGGGCCTCAGCGTCGCCGGGAGGCGCGGTGAGAGCGTCAACACCCGGGCGGGCGACCCGCCGGTAACCCTGCAATTCACTCGCTACGACCGGAGTCCCTGCTGCCATGCCCTCGAGCAGGATGACCCCGAAGCTCTCGCCGTGCAGCGAGGGAGCGCAGAGAACGTCGGCTGCACGCATCCGCCGGATTTTTTCCTGCTCGCTGATCATGCCCAGCCATTCGAATCTCGGTTCAGATGCAGTCGCATGGCGAAGCCGTGCGGTTTCGGGGCCTTCGCCGGCGATCCATACCTTCACGTCGGGGCCGACCAGGCGCATCGCTTCGATGAGCACGGCCAGACCCTTGCGAGGCTCGTGCCGTCCCACGAACATCACGACGTTGTCCTCGCTGGGCCAGGGCTTGGCTCCCTGGTAGAGGTCGATGTCAATGCCGTTCCAGACCAGCTCGTAGGTGCCGCCGAGCGCCCGTTGAGCGGTGTCGAGGGCCTCCTCGGAGACGGCCGCCCGGATGGTGAGGTGGTTGGCCCGCCAACGGATCAGCGGTTTGAGCACCTCGTACCAGCCGCTGTCGCCGGAGCGGTGAAAAGTGCCGACCATCGTTCCGTAGTTGAACAGCAGAGCCGTCAGAGTCGGGCCGGGTGCGAGCGGCTCGTGGATGTGAACCACGTCGAACTGCTCGTCGCGCAGCGCCCGGATGGTCCGGAGCGCGGCGGAAGGGTCAGGGGCGATCGCAGCCATCGAACCGTTGGAGGCGGTCGGAATGGAG from Acidimicrobiales bacterium includes:
- a CDS encoding M48 family metalloprotease, whose protein sequence is MNSSSARVARITAGFAAAPAVALALVAWVAGGLVAAAVVFVVVAGALTWWALTWGDRRVAATLSSLGAREADPVRDARLANMVEGLSMNAGVRQPRLLVVEAAGLNALAAGTSASKAVVAVTSGLLAELDRIELEAVLAEAMSQIRRGDTVAPTVAVATFGLGRRLAIASDRDALADQAAVTLTRYPPALASALEKVEAKGWEVPGQPAYMASLWLADPRPGVPQDAGRLPLSERIEALREL
- a CDS encoding DUF3048 domain-containing protein, encoding MSSKSTSTGLGKRGRNARMAGLAAGAAGVSLLAGCGGHHVKAAPPTTTSTTVPATTTTTVPPVYPLTGLPASDANQMQASAVLVKIDNIDQARPQTGIAAADVVYEEEVEGGLTRLAAIFQSSYPTTVGPVRSGRLTDEGIGDDLNHPVYVMSGTNAVFLPQLRAQPWTDVDGNNHGEQFYRGAGIAPHNEYTNVASVAKLDSVHQPPSPLFQYRSAGTPMTGAGAASASHLGIGLPGASVTWDFNPQSGLWMRGQNGTADVDSTRTQLAAPNVVVLFVNYFTSGIVAGEGVGPQPIPAAIMTGTGQAWVLSGNQVVKGTWNRSSINTQAVYTDSAGQAITLLPGKTWVELLPIGNVPALNP
- a CDS encoding glycosyltransferase family 4 protein, whose protein sequence is MRIGLVCPYSLSLPGGVQGQVLGLGRALRRLGIDARILAPCDGPPPDTAVTPLGNSIPTASNGSMAAIAPDPSAALRTIRALRDEQFDVVHIHEPLAPGPTLTALLFNYGTMVGTFHRSGDSGWYEVLKPLIRWRANHLTIRAAVSEEALDTAQRALGGTYELVWNGIDIDLYQGAKPWPSEDNVVMFVGRHEPRKGLAVLIEAMRLVGPDVKVWIAGEGPETARLRHATASEPRFEWLGMISEQEKIRRMRAADVLCAPSLHGESFGVILLEGMAAGTPVVASELQGYRRVARPGVDALTAPPGDAEALAGALRIALDGGPDIKNMVENGLERSAQFSLDSLAEHYANMYARALAAATGTTGGVHRRRRRLL
- a CDS encoding YebC/PmpR family DNA-binding transcriptional regulator; the encoded protein is MSGHSKWATIKHKKGAADKARGKLFAKLIRQVEVAAREGGGDPDANPTLRTMFQKAREASVPMDTIERAIKRGTGELEGVRYEQVSYEGYAPHGVAVIVECLTDNRNRTGSDIRSIFSKHGGSMAEPGAVSWQFERRGVMLVAKKGTSGEVTEDDLMLAALDAGAEDITDAGDQWQVTTQPHDLPAVRSAVEGAGMSVDSADVTLVSTTSVPLESEGDARQVLRVIDLLEDHDDVQNVYANFDIPDRILELVEA
- the pdxT gene encoding pyridoxal 5'-phosphate synthase glutaminase subunit PdxT — translated: MNVAASRPERVGILALQGDVREHARSVAELGSVPVEVRTPGDLGKVDALILPGGESTTMSLLLESSGLLEPVRERLQLGMPAFGTCAGMILLASEVVDGRADQRCFGAIDIGVRRNAFGRQVDSFETELDVQGFDRPLHAVFIRAPIVEWVGPDVEVLATVTGKDGQERPVVCRQGPVIVAAFHPELSGDLRLHQEFLAAPMPC
- the pdxS gene encoding pyridoxal 5'-phosphate synthase lyase subunit PdxS yields the protein MAATDNTRRTGTDLVKRGLAEMLRGGVIMDVVTAEQAKIAEDAGAVAVMALERVPADIRRDGGVARMSDPALIEGIKSAVTIPVMAKARIGHFAEAQVLEALGVDYVDESEVLTPADEAHHIDKWKFTIPFVCGATNLGEALRRISEGAAMIRSKGEAGTGDIKEAVRHLRSIRGDINKITQADSAEVYGWAKQLQAPVTLVQELAETGSLPVPLFCAGGIATPADAALVMQLGAEACFVGSGIFKSSDPPRFARAIVEATTHYKDPQIVAKVSRGLGDAMRGQEANEVETRLSERGW